A genome region from Glutamicibacter arilaitensis Re117 includes the following:
- the ruvX gene encoding Holliday junction resolvase RuvX — translation MANVALGVDVGLARVGVAASDPSGILATPVMTLRRDVKKNSDRRMLLRIIADRGVTEVFVGEPKSLAGNSTESTKMARDYAIALAEEAASANIELEVFMVDERLSTVNAHRALHASGKKMEDHRKVVDQVAATEILQQVLEMRRNNVRVQASRIVLR, via the coding sequence ATGGCTAATGTTGCACTCGGCGTCGACGTGGGCCTGGCCCGCGTCGGCGTCGCCGCATCCGATCCCTCCGGGATTCTGGCCACCCCGGTCATGACCCTGCGCCGGGATGTCAAGAAGAACTCGGATCGCCGCATGCTCTTGCGCATCATTGCCGACCGCGGCGTCACCGAGGTATTCGTGGGGGAGCCCAAATCCCTGGCCGGAAACTCGACTGAATCCACTAAAATGGCACGTGACTACGCAATTGCCTTGGCGGAAGAAGCTGCAAGCGCTAATATCGAGCTTGAGGTTTTCATGGTCGACGAACGCCTGAGCACCGTGAACGCGCACCGCGCGCTGCACGCCTCGGGCAAGAAGATGGAAGACCACCGCAAGGTGGTAGACCAGGTCGCAGCCACGGAGATTCTGCAGCAAGTGCTGGAAATGCGGCGTAACAACGTTCGCGTACAAGCCAGCCGGATTGTGCTGCGCTAG
- a CDS encoding shikimate dehydrogenase family protein, which yields MKQAAVLGHPISHSKSPVLHRAAYQLLGAPISYSAIDMEPGQAKAHARSLRDGNWAGCSVTMPLKDAFVPHMDELSARVQRLGALNTIVVREDSTLYGENTDIDGLVQALADFGLTGSTQAMILGSGNTALAAIEAAAELGVKELTLIVRSASRATYAVQLAKALGLQTSVREISSIDTAMASTLGAMPLVFSTLPPRAADAWVEKIGAGSGILLDVAYDPWPSALAQAWGGTVISGLHMLVHQAVEQVRLFASGSWDESRRMDVTNAMYDSLGLARHQ from the coding sequence ATGAAGCAGGCAGCAGTCCTGGGCCACCCCATCAGCCATTCCAAATCGCCGGTGCTGCACCGGGCGGCTTACCAGCTGCTCGGCGCGCCGATCAGCTACAGCGCGATCGATATGGAACCTGGCCAGGCTAAGGCCCATGCCCGTTCCCTGCGCGACGGAAATTGGGCTGGCTGCTCGGTGACCATGCCGCTGAAGGATGCCTTCGTCCCGCACATGGATGAGCTTTCGGCCCGGGTCCAGCGCCTGGGTGCGCTGAACACCATCGTGGTGCGCGAAGACAGCACGCTCTATGGGGAGAACACCGACATCGACGGCCTGGTCCAGGCCCTGGCCGATTTCGGGCTCACCGGCAGCACCCAGGCGATGATCCTCGGGTCGGGCAATACCGCACTGGCTGCCATCGAGGCCGCCGCAGAGTTGGGTGTGAAGGAACTGACGCTGATCGTGCGCTCCGCTTCACGCGCCACCTACGCCGTTCAATTGGCTAAGGCGCTGGGCCTGCAAACCAGCGTCCGCGAAATTTCTTCCATCGACACAGCCATGGCCTCCACGCTAGGTGCCATGCCGCTGGTGTTTTCCACCTTGCCGCCGCGTGCCGCCGACGCATGGGTGGAAAAAATCGGTGCCGGAAGCGGAATCCTGCTGGATGTCGCCTACGATCCGTGGCCTTCGGCCTTGGCACAAGCCTGGGGCGGAACGGTGATTTCCGGACTGCACATGCTGGTGCACCAAGCGGTGGAACAGGTCCGGTTATTTGCCTCCGGCAGCTGGGATGAATCACGTCGCATGGACGTCACAAATGCGATGTATGACTCTTTGGGTCTGGCCCGACACCAGTAA
- the mltG gene encoding endolytic transglycosylase MltG: MREEARHDRQRETHRALYERFAAGTGFQIEQPSEPEVTGSEDFTQTLAASTDPAHAPVAADGEGTDTGFLPAQPDAPTLDEPGHHEPEPEYPAEHDAADEQYAQAAPAGLLGQEADAQNLDPHKTKRCKRTKRRRNLVMLATVLIFALVVTGSAYFLKSVLKQFNPDDYPGPGGAAVEFTVEDGWGVNIISRKLEELDVVASDKLFSDAVSDSDSENKLIHPGTYLLKKQMPAAEAASALIDQRPDKVFYIGLKANMRLEAAIAEIAKGSGLKEKELTALANKPEKFDLPGSVPNLEGWLHPGEYRFKLNTSAEEVLSTLVKSTKASLEQFSITDLDEGYRILKVASILQAEARTPDYATVAGAIENRLNPNNKETHGLLQVDSSVIYGLGRYSLQFSPEEKADASNKYNTYEHAGLPPTPLGSPANAAIEAAAHPEDNGYYYWVTVNIETGETKFASNYQEHLRNQAEFRAWCDQNPDVC; this comes from the coding sequence ATGCGAGAAGAAGCCCGCCATGATCGGCAACGCGAAACGCATCGCGCGCTATATGAACGCTTTGCCGCCGGCACTGGCTTTCAAATCGAACAACCCTCTGAACCGGAAGTGACCGGCAGCGAAGACTTCACTCAAACTCTTGCTGCCTCCACGGACCCGGCACACGCACCGGTAGCTGCGGACGGGGAAGGAACCGATACCGGATTCCTCCCCGCCCAGCCCGATGCCCCAACCCTGGACGAGCCCGGCCACCACGAGCCGGAACCCGAGTACCCAGCGGAGCACGACGCCGCCGATGAGCAATACGCGCAGGCCGCACCCGCTGGCCTGCTGGGCCAGGAAGCTGATGCGCAGAACCTCGATCCGCACAAGACCAAGCGGTGCAAGCGCACCAAGCGCAGGCGCAACCTGGTCATGCTGGCCACCGTGCTTATCTTCGCGTTGGTCGTCACCGGCTCGGCGTACTTCCTCAAATCAGTACTCAAGCAGTTCAACCCCGATGACTACCCGGGTCCAGGCGGAGCTGCCGTGGAATTCACGGTGGAAGACGGCTGGGGCGTGAATATCATTTCGCGCAAGCTCGAAGAGCTGGACGTGGTCGCCAGCGACAAGCTGTTCTCCGATGCCGTATCAGACTCGGACTCCGAAAATAAGCTGATCCACCCGGGCACCTACCTGCTCAAGAAGCAGATGCCAGCGGCCGAGGCCGCCTCGGCTCTCATCGACCAGCGTCCGGACAAGGTCTTCTACATCGGGCTGAAAGCCAATATGCGCCTTGAAGCCGCGATCGCCGAGATCGCCAAGGGCTCCGGGCTCAAGGAGAAAGAACTGACCGCACTGGCCAACAAGCCGGAAAAGTTCGACCTGCCTGGCTCCGTACCCAACCTTGAAGGCTGGCTGCACCCAGGGGAGTACCGCTTCAAGCTGAACACCAGCGCCGAAGAGGTCCTTTCCACACTGGTCAAGTCCACCAAGGCATCCTTGGAACAGTTCAGCATCACCGACCTGGACGAGGGCTACCGGATCTTGAAGGTCGCCTCGATCCTGCAGGCCGAGGCGCGGACCCCGGACTACGCCACGGTGGCCGGCGCGATCGAAAACCGGTTGAACCCCAATAACAAGGAAACCCACGGCCTGCTGCAGGTCGATTCCTCGGTAATCTACGGTCTGGGGCGCTACTCGCTGCAGTTCAGCCCCGAAGAGAAGGCCGACGCGTCCAATAAGTACAACACCTACGAGCATGCAGGACTGCCACCGACCCCATTGGGTTCGCCGGCAAACGCAGCCATCGAAGCCGCAGCGCATCCCGAAGACAACGGCTACTACTACTGGGTGACGGTTAATATCGAAACCGGTGAAACGAAGTTCGCTTCGAACTACCAGGAGCATCTGCGCAACCAGGCCGAATTCCGTGCCTGGTGCGACCAGAACCCGGATGTCTGCTAG
- the aroC gene encoding chorismate synthase, protein MLRWLTAGESHGPALVGILEGLPAGVSVDSEAVREALARRRLGYGRGARMKFEKDQVTFLGGVRHGKTQGGPVAIEIGNTEWPKWERVMNADPVDLDELASMARNAPLTRPRPGHADFTGMQKYGFEDARPILERASARETAARVALGTVASRFLNDLGIELVSHTTAVGAVAAPADAPIPTAADVAALDADPLRCFHKETSEAMVAEVDDAHKAGETLGGVVEVLAYNLPPGIGSYVHWDRRLDARLAAALMGIQAIKGVEVGDGFATAARRGSAAHDEIVHAEDGSIKRNSNRAGGIEGGMSIGEVLRVRAGMKPIATVPRALRTVDTATGEDTTAHHQRSDVCAVPAAGVVAEAMVALVLAQSLLEKFGGDSVAETKRNIDSYLANIPGNLGSTGV, encoded by the coding sequence ATGTTGCGTTGGTTGACCGCGGGCGAATCGCATGGCCCGGCACTCGTTGGAATTCTTGAAGGACTACCCGCCGGAGTATCGGTGGATAGCGAAGCAGTGCGGGAGGCACTGGCACGTCGTCGTCTGGGCTATGGCCGCGGCGCACGCATGAAGTTTGAAAAGGACCAGGTGACCTTCCTTGGCGGTGTCCGCCATGGCAAGACCCAGGGCGGTCCGGTAGCCATCGAAATCGGCAACACCGAATGGCCTAAGTGGGAACGCGTCATGAACGCGGACCCGGTGGATCTCGATGAGCTCGCCTCGATGGCACGCAATGCTCCGCTGACCCGTCCGCGTCCAGGACATGCCGACTTCACCGGCATGCAGAAGTACGGCTTCGAGGACGCCCGTCCGATCCTGGAACGCGCCAGCGCCCGTGAAACTGCAGCCCGCGTCGCCTTGGGCACCGTGGCCTCGCGGTTCCTGAACGACCTGGGCATCGAACTGGTTTCGCACACCACCGCCGTAGGCGCTGTCGCCGCACCGGCTGACGCACCGATCCCTACCGCGGCCGACGTTGCCGCCTTGGATGCCGATCCGCTGCGCTGCTTCCACAAGGAAACCAGCGAAGCCATGGTTGCTGAAGTCGACGATGCGCATAAGGCAGGGGAGACCCTGGGCGGTGTCGTTGAGGTTCTGGCCTACAACCTGCCTCCGGGCATCGGCTCCTACGTGCATTGGGATCGCCGCTTGGACGCACGCCTGGCCGCAGCCCTGATGGGCATTCAGGCCATCAAGGGCGTAGAAGTCGGCGACGGTTTCGCTACCGCCGCCCGCCGCGGTTCGGCGGCGCACGATGAGATCGTGCACGCCGAAGATGGCAGCATCAAGCGCAATTCCAATCGTGCTGGCGGCATCGAAGGCGGCATGAGCATCGGCGAGGTGCTGCGCGTACGCGCAGGCATGAAGCCGATCGCCACCGTTCCACGTGCCCTGCGTACCGTGGATACCGCCACCGGCGAAGACACCACCGCGCACCACCAGCGTTCGGATGTCTGTGCGGTGCCAGCAGCTGGCGTCGTGGCTGAAGCCATGGTCGCGCTGGTGCTGGCCCAGTCACTGCTGGAGAAGTTCGGCGGTGACTCGGTGGCTGAAACCAAGCGCAACATCGACTCCTACCTGGCGAACATCCCGGGCAACCTGGGTTCGACCGGCGTCTAG